A genomic window from Bradyrhizobium lupini includes:
- a CDS encoding general stress protein encodes MTTTISRLYDTYSDAERAVRRLEAAGVPHSDISIVANNSDNWYGSSTGKVDRDRDGVDDRAEGAGTGAGIGAGLGSAAGLLAGLGLLAIPGLGPVVAAGWLASTAVGAAAGAATGGIVGALTEAGVSKDDASRYAEGVRRGGTLVSARVPDQDSTRLDALLHEKAVNLQERSAAWQKSGWNGFDAASPPLSPDDVGRERELYGAGTRVR; translated from the coding sequence ATGACGACCACTATTTCTCGACTCTATGACACCTATTCGGATGCGGAACGTGCGGTCAGGCGTCTGGAGGCCGCGGGCGTGCCGCACTCCGACATCAGCATCGTCGCGAACAATTCCGATAACTGGTACGGCTCCTCCACCGGCAAGGTTGACCGTGATCGCGACGGCGTCGACGATCGCGCCGAAGGTGCCGGCACGGGTGCCGGCATCGGCGCAGGCCTCGGAAGCGCGGCCGGCCTGCTTGCCGGACTCGGCCTGCTGGCCATTCCGGGACTGGGACCGGTGGTTGCCGCCGGATGGCTGGCTTCGACCGCAGTTGGTGCCGCGGCCGGCGCGGCGACGGGCGGCATCGTTGGCGCGCTGACCGAAGCCGGCGTCTCCAAGGATGATGCGTCGCGCTACGCGGAGGGCGTCCGTCGCGGCGGAACGCTGGTATCGGCGCGGGTACCCGACCAGGACAGCACACGTCTCGATGCCCTTCTGCACGAGAAGGCCGTGAACCTGCAGGAACGGAGCGCCGCCTGGCAAAAATCCGGCTGGAACGGCTTCGATGCCGCAAGCCCGCCGTTGTCACCCGACGATGTCGGCCGT
- a CDS encoding acyl-CoA synthetase, whose amino-acid sequence MIISGERQISYDDIRARIRRAMSGFRALGLAEAAPVAMMLRNDFALFEVVAASAALGSPVVPINWHLKAEEVRYILADSGAKILVCHADFLPQIRDGVPADVLLLVVATPPELAATFSIPGELTEIPVGLTDWDRWRDDHPQAQEPPRRAAAMIYTSGTTGMPKGVRRMPMQPEQAAASERVGGIAYGIKPREDQIVLINGPMYHSAPHSYGMLAFRSACTIILQARFDAEELLALIERHRVTHIHMVPTMFVRLLRLPEAVRQRYDLSSLRFVVHGAAPCPPDVKRAMIDWWGPVINEYFGSTETGIPVWHSAEEALKKPGTVGRPIEGGIVRIFRDDGSPCGANEVGEIYMRQTSVPDFDYHGRSQARAEAGRDGLVSVGDVGYLDADGYLFLCDRKRDMVISGGVNIYPAEIENVLIGMPGVRDCAVFGIPDAEFGERLCAFVEPESDAELSADAVRSFLRGRLANFKVPKDVEFRHALPREATGKIFKRKLREPYWTM is encoded by the coding sequence ATGATCATCAGCGGCGAACGCCAGATCAGCTATGACGACATCCGGGCTCGGATCAGGCGGGCGATGAGCGGCTTCCGCGCCCTGGGGCTTGCCGAGGCCGCGCCGGTCGCGATGATGCTGCGCAACGATTTCGCTCTGTTCGAGGTGGTTGCGGCCTCGGCCGCGCTGGGCAGTCCGGTGGTGCCGATCAACTGGCATTTGAAGGCCGAGGAGGTCCGTTACATCCTGGCCGACAGCGGGGCGAAGATCCTGGTCTGCCACGCGGATTTTCTGCCGCAGATCCGCGACGGCGTACCGGCGGATGTCCTTCTCCTGGTCGTCGCGACGCCGCCCGAACTCGCAGCGACCTTTTCGATCCCTGGGGAACTGACTGAGATCCCGGTGGGACTGACCGATTGGGACCGCTGGCGCGACGACCATCCGCAAGCGCAGGAGCCGCCGCGGCGGGCCGCAGCGATGATTTATACATCCGGCACCACGGGCATGCCGAAGGGCGTGCGGCGCATGCCGATGCAGCCCGAACAGGCGGCCGCCTCCGAACGCGTGGGCGGGATCGCCTATGGCATCAAGCCGCGGGAAGACCAAATCGTGCTGATCAACGGCCCGATGTATCACTCGGCGCCGCATTCCTACGGCATGCTGGCGTTCCGCAGCGCTTGCACCATCATCCTCCAGGCGCGGTTCGATGCCGAGGAGCTGCTGGCGCTGATCGAGCGCCACCGCGTCACGCACATTCACATGGTACCGACCATGTTCGTCCGGCTGCTGCGGTTGCCCGAAGCGGTCAGGCAGCGCTACGACCTGTCGTCGCTGCGTTTCGTCGTGCACGGCGCCGCCCCCTGCCCGCCGGACGTCAAGCGCGCCATGATCGACTGGTGGGGACCGGTCATCAACGAATATTTCGGCTCCACCGAGACCGGGATCCCGGTGTGGCACTCGGCCGAGGAAGCACTGAAGAAGCCTGGCACGGTCGGCCGCCCCATCGAAGGCGGCATCGTCAGGATCTTCCGCGATGACGGCAGCCCGTGCGGTGCAAACGAAGTCGGCGAAATCTACATGCGCCAGACGTCAGTGCCCGATTTCGACTATCACGGCAGGTCGCAGGCAAGGGCCGAAGCCGGCCGTGACGGCCTGGTCAGCGTCGGCGACGTCGGTTACCTCGACGCGGACGGCTATCTGTTCCTGTGCGATCGCAAGCGCGACATGGTGATCTCCGGCGGCGTCAACATCTATCCCGCCGAGATCGAGAACGTGCTGATCGGAATGCCCGGCGTGCGCGACTGTGCCGTGTTCGGCATCCCCGACGCGGAATTCGGCGAACGGCTGTGCGCCTTTGTCGAGCCTGAATCGGATGCCGAGCTCTCGGCCGACGCCGTCCGATCGTTCCTGCGCGGGCGGCTTGCCAATTTCAAGGTGCCAAAGGACGTCGAATTCCGTCACGCGCTGCCGCGCGAGGCCACGGGAAAGATTTTCAAGCGCAAGCTGCGGGAGCCCTATTGGACGATGTGA
- a CDS encoding ABC transporter substrate-binding protein — translation MKLAAALIGMSLLMLAGGSAHAEGSDEIRIGQTLPYSGPASGFGAIGRTQEAFFEKVNAEGGINGRKVKFITLDDAYSPPKTVEQTRKLVEQEEVLMMFGSLGTATNSAVQRYLNAKKVPQLFVLSGATKWADPQKNPWTMPGMAAYESEGVVYAKYILQAKPDARIAILSQNDDFGRDYVAGFKRALGPKAASMIIAEASYETSAPTISSQLSTLKASGANVLFGVVLGKFTSQMVKGVAEIGWKPELFFVPTSASSISFLEPAGLDNAVGLISSSNQKDTMDPQWVDDPGVKEYFAFMKRYMPAADLSNSNYAAGYHYATLLMTVLKGCKDDISRDNIMRQAASLKDVKLPLLLPGMAVTTGPDDYLPFQQLQLRRFNGKSWVGFGDVLDDR, via the coding sequence ATGAAGCTGGCAGCCGCACTGATCGGGATGTCGTTGCTGATGCTCGCCGGCGGCAGCGCCCATGCCGAAGGCAGCGACGAGATCCGCATCGGGCAGACCCTGCCCTACAGCGGCCCGGCCTCCGGCTTCGGCGCGATCGGACGGACGCAGGAAGCGTTCTTCGAGAAGGTCAATGCCGAAGGCGGCATCAACGGCCGCAAGGTCAAGTTCATCACGCTGGACGACGCCTATTCGCCGCCGAAGACCGTCGAGCAGACCCGCAAGCTGGTGGAGCAAGAAGAGGTGCTGATGATGTTCGGCTCGCTCGGCACCGCCACCAACAGCGCCGTGCAGCGCTATCTCAACGCCAAGAAAGTGCCGCAGCTGTTCGTGCTCTCCGGCGCCACCAAATGGGCCGATCCGCAGAAGAACCCGTGGACCATGCCGGGCATGGCGGCCTACGAATCCGAGGGCGTGGTCTATGCCAAATACATTTTGCAGGCCAAGCCCGACGCCAGGATCGCGATCCTCTCGCAGAACGACGATTTCGGCCGCGACTATGTCGCCGGCTTCAAGCGAGCGCTCGGGCCTAAGGCGGCAAGCATGATCATCGCGGAAGCGAGCTACGAGACCAGCGCGCCGACGATCAGCTCGCAACTCTCGACCTTGAAGGCCTCGGGCGCCAACGTGCTGTTCGGCGTCGTGCTCGGCAAGTTCACCTCGCAAATGGTCAAGGGCGTGGCCGAGATCGGCTGGAAGCCGGAGCTGTTCTTCGTGCCGACCTCGGCGTCGTCGATCTCTTTCCTGGAACCGGCAGGGCTCGACAACGCGGTCGGCCTGATCTCGTCGAGCAATCAGAAGGACACGATGGACCCGCAATGGGTCGACGATCCCGGCGTGAAGGAATACTTCGCCTTCATGAAGCGCTACATGCCGGCCGCGGACCTCTCCAACTCCAACTACGCCGCGGGCTATCACTATGCCACGCTGCTGATGACGGTGCTGAAGGGGTGCAAGGATGATATCAGCCGCGACAACATCATGCGCCAGGCGGCCTCGTTGAAGGATGTGAAGCTGCCGCTGCTGCTGCCGGGAATGGCGGTTACGACCGGCCCCGACGACTATCTGCCGTTCCAGCAGCTTCAGCTCCGGCGCTTCAATGGCAAGAGCTGGGTCGGCTTCGGCGACGTGCTGGATGATCGCTAG
- a CDS encoding nitronate monooxygenase family protein, translated as MALPALLKDSLELPVVGSPLFLVSGPELVIAQCKAGVVGSFPALNARPVEKLDEWLSRIEDELGEYKSRNPGKKVAPYAVNQICHASNDRLMKDMETCVKHRAPIIITSLRPPAELVEAAHSYGGLVFHDVINVKHARKAAEQGVDGLILVCAGAGGHAGTLSPFALVREVKQWFDGAILLSGAISDGFAIASALTLGADLAYMGTRFIATKEANADEAYKSALTQHTAHDIVYTNLFTGVHGNYLGPSIAAAGLDPDNLPAADKTKMNFGSGGNMKSKAWRDIWGSGQGIGQIADAPPVAELVDRMKREFDQARQDFLMRVSA; from the coding sequence ATGGCGCTGCCCGCTCTCTTGAAGGATTCGCTCGAGCTGCCCGTGGTCGGCTCGCCGCTCTTCCTCGTCTCCGGCCCTGAGCTGGTGATCGCCCAGTGCAAGGCCGGCGTGGTCGGCTCGTTTCCGGCACTCAATGCCCGTCCGGTGGAAAAGCTCGACGAATGGCTGAGCCGCATCGAGGACGAACTCGGCGAATACAAGTCGCGCAATCCCGGCAAGAAGGTCGCACCCTACGCCGTCAACCAGATCTGCCACGCCTCCAACGACCGGCTGATGAAGGACATGGAGACCTGTGTGAAGCACAGGGCGCCCATCATCATCACCTCGCTGCGACCGCCCGCCGAGCTCGTCGAGGCCGCACACTCGTACGGCGGCCTCGTGTTCCACGACGTCATCAACGTCAAGCACGCGCGCAAGGCCGCCGAGCAGGGCGTCGACGGTCTGATCCTGGTCTGCGCCGGCGCTGGAGGACATGCAGGAACGCTCTCGCCTTTCGCACTGGTACGCGAGGTCAAACAATGGTTCGACGGTGCGATCCTGCTGTCGGGCGCAATCAGCGACGGCTTCGCGATCGCCTCCGCGCTGACGCTGGGCGCCGACCTCGCCTATATGGGCACGCGCTTCATCGCGACGAAGGAAGCCAACGCTGACGAAGCCTACAAGTCGGCGCTGACGCAGCACACCGCGCATGACATCGTCTACACCAACCTCTTCACCGGCGTGCACGGCAACTATCTCGGGCCTTCGATCGCCGCGGCCGGGCTCGATCCGGACAATCTGCCGGCGGCCGACAAGACGAAGATGAATTTCGGCTCCGGCGGCAACATGAAGTCCAAGGCGTGGCGCGACATCTGGGGCTCGGGCCAGGGTATCGGCCAGATCGCCGACGCGCCGCCGGTCGCCGAGCTCGTCGACCGGATGAAACGGGAATTCGACCAGGCCCGACAGGATTTCCTGATGCGCGTCAGCGCCTGA
- a CDS encoding LysR family transcriptional regulator — MDWDLCKTFLAVADTGSFTGAARRLHSSHPTVSRKIAALEAQLGTRLVARAADGLALTADGRTLREHAEVMAAAALRAETAVSAGGHKARGTVKLSIGATLASHWLMPRLPAFLRAHDHVQLEIITHPFPASVRRREADVVLRPFDSGEENLVGRKIGRLGTGFYASRGYAGGRSLPERRGEWKGHSVIGFADQTSNLQLARWSDVVTRQAWVVMRCSSQGDMLAAVRAGLGISALSCFVAESYPDLVRVAPQKLASVADLWLLAHPDLVELPAVRAVIDFVADCARTDRVGLRG, encoded by the coding sequence ATGGACTGGGACCTTTGCAAGACCTTCCTCGCGGTCGCCGATACCGGCAGTTTCACCGGCGCGGCGCGCCGGCTGCACAGCAGCCATCCCACCGTCAGCCGCAAGATTGCGGCGCTGGAAGCCCAGCTCGGCACCAGGCTGGTGGCGCGTGCCGCCGACGGCCTTGCGCTGACGGCGGATGGACGGACGCTGCGCGAGCACGCCGAGGTAATGGCGGCGGCCGCGCTGCGGGCGGAGACGGCAGTCTCGGCCGGAGGGCATAAGGCGCGCGGGACCGTCAAGCTATCGATCGGCGCAACGCTGGCCTCGCATTGGCTGATGCCGCGCCTGCCTGCGTTCCTGCGCGCGCACGATCACGTCCAGCTCGAGATCATCACCCATCCGTTTCCGGCGAGCGTGCGCCGGCGCGAGGCGGACGTGGTGTTGCGGCCCTTCGACAGCGGCGAGGAAAATCTGGTCGGCCGCAAGATCGGCCGTCTCGGCACGGGATTCTACGCCTCGCGCGGCTACGCCGGCGGGCGGTCCTTGCCGGAACGGCGCGGCGAGTGGAAGGGGCACAGCGTCATCGGTTTCGCCGATCAGACCTCCAATCTCCAGCTTGCGCGCTGGAGCGACGTCGTCACGCGTCAGGCCTGGGTGGTGATGCGCTGCTCGTCCCAGGGCGACATGCTGGCGGCGGTCCGCGCCGGACTCGGAATCTCCGCCCTGTCGTGCTTTGTCGCGGAAAGCTATCCCGATCTTGTGCGTGTCGCGCCGCAGAAGCTCGCTAGCGTGGCGGACCTGTGGCTGCTCGCCCATCCCGACCTCGTCGAACTGCCGGCGGTGCGGGCCGTCATCGACTTCGTCGCCGATTGCGCCCGGACCGATCGCGTCGGGCTGCGGGGCTAG
- a CDS encoding DNA-3-methyladenine glycosylase, whose translation MTIHLETQSDLEEAVHALVKRDPRLKPVLATAGMPALRRREPGFAGLAHIVCGQQLSTASAAAIWGRLSAAFDPFDHEAVRRARTDRLGRLGLSAAKIKTLKHLAREITAERLNLDVLAEEDADAAHHTLIALPGIGPWTADVYLLFCLGHGDAWPAGDLAVQEGIRIGLGLQARPTEKQMAPLAEPWRPLRGAAAHLWWSYYRAVKKREGVIAGST comes from the coding sequence ATGACCATCCACCTCGAAACCCAATCCGATCTCGAAGAGGCCGTCCACGCGCTGGTCAAGCGCGATCCGCGCCTGAAGCCAGTGCTGGCGACTGCCGGCATGCCGGCGTTGCGGCGGCGCGAGCCGGGTTTTGCGGGGCTTGCCCACATCGTCTGCGGGCAACAGCTCTCGACTGCGAGCGCCGCGGCGATCTGGGGACGGTTGTCCGCCGCGTTCGATCCGTTCGACCACGAGGCTGTCCGCCGCGCCCGCACCGACCGGCTGGGGCGGCTCGGCCTGTCCGCCGCCAAGATCAAGACGCTGAAACATCTCGCGCGCGAGATCACCGCAGAACGGCTGAACCTCGACGTGCTCGCGGAAGAAGACGCTGATGCCGCGCATCACACGTTGATCGCACTGCCCGGCATCGGACCCTGGACCGCGGACGTCTATCTGCTGTTCTGCCTCGGCCATGGCGACGCCTGGCCGGCCGGCGACCTCGCCGTGCAGGAAGGCATCCGCATCGGGCTCGGCTTGCAGGCGCGGCCAACGGAGAAGCAGATGGCGCCGCTCGCCGAACCCTGGCGCCCCCTGCGCGGAGCGGCGGCACATCTGTGGTGGAGCTATTATCGCGCGGTGAAAAAACGCGAAGGCGTCATCGCGGGATCAACCTAG
- the gluQRS gene encoding tRNA glutamyl-Q(34) synthetase GluQRS, giving the protein MSPPVFRFAPSPNGYLHLGHAYSALLNSDRARETGGRLLLRIEDIDATRCRPEYETAIYEDLAWLGIAWETPVRRQSEHLDAYRTALDRLSALGLVYPAFESRAEIARLVKAREADGPWPRDPDGVPLYPGAARSLSADERDRLIDTGAPYALRLDMAAACRRAVGLSWNELGEGPDGERGVVPARPEAWGDVIVARKKTPTSYHLSVVVDDALQDISEIVRGQDLFHATSVHRLLQVLLHLPEPVYRHHGLLRDERGRKLSKSTSSTGLRELRAGGATPAGIRRLVGLG; this is encoded by the coding sequence ATGTCGCCACCCGTTTTCCGATTTGCCCCCAGCCCGAATGGCTACCTGCATCTCGGCCACGCTTATTCCGCGCTGCTCAATTCCGACCGCGCGCGCGAGACCGGTGGGCGGCTGTTGCTGCGGATCGAGGACATCGACGCGACGCGTTGCCGGCCGGAATATGAGACAGCGATCTACGAAGACCTCGCCTGGCTCGGCATCGCCTGGGAGACGCCGGTGCGGCGGCAGTCGGAGCATCTCGATGCGTATCGGACGGCGCTGGACAGGCTCTCGGCGCTCGGCCTGGTCTATCCAGCCTTCGAAAGCCGCGCCGAGATCGCAAGGCTGGTTAAGGCGCGTGAAGCGGATGGGCCGTGGCCGCGCGATCCCGACGGCGTGCCGCTCTATCCCGGCGCCGCCAGATCGCTGTCCGCGGACGAGCGCGACCGCCTCATCGACACCGGTGCGCCTTACGCGCTTCGGCTCGACATGGCAGCCGCCTGCCGCCGCGCTGTGGGCCTGAGCTGGAACGAACTGGGCGAGGGGCCGGATGGTGAGCGTGGCGTCGTCCCGGCGCGGCCAGAAGCCTGGGGCGACGTCATTGTGGCCCGCAAGAAGACGCCGACGAGCTACCATCTGTCCGTTGTTGTCGACGATGCGCTCCAGGACATCAGCGAGATCGTGCGGGGCCAGGACCTGTTCCACGCCACTTCGGTCCACCGTCTGCTTCAGGTTCTGCTCCACCTGCCCGAACCCGTCTACCGCCACCATGGGCTACTTCGCGACGAGCGCGGCCGGAAGCTGTCGAAATCAACCAGCTCGACCGGCCTTCGTGAACTGCGCGCCGGCGGCGCCACGCCGGCCGGTATCCGCCGGTTGGTGGGATTAGGTTAA
- a CDS encoding YihY/virulence factor BrkB family protein → MKAIRTIYLVVMDAFYTFLADDGWAIASHIALSTLMALFPFLIVLTSLAGFFGSKELADQAASLMLQVWPKQVADSISGEVHDVLTTTRTGLFTIGAVLSVYFASNGVEALRVALNRAYAVVEMRPWYWLRLESIAYTLIAAFTALAMAFLIVLGPLLIEAARAHIPLFVESNERILTWLRYGITVGALVVALMILHTWLPAGRRRFLQILPGIVFTIVASLISGIVFGQYLARFANNYVTMYAGLASVIIALVFLYFIAAIFVYGGELNAAIIKSRLPHGVSLQAAQSLAPAETQA, encoded by the coding sequence GTGAAGGCAATCCGCACCATCTACCTTGTCGTAATGGACGCGTTCTACACGTTCCTCGCCGATGACGGCTGGGCGATCGCGAGCCACATCGCGCTGTCGACGCTGATGGCGCTATTCCCGTTCCTGATCGTCCTGACATCGCTCGCCGGCTTCTTCGGCTCCAAGGAACTCGCCGATCAGGCTGCGAGCCTCATGCTCCAGGTCTGGCCCAAGCAGGTCGCGGATTCGATCTCGGGGGAAGTCCACGACGTGCTGACCACGACCCGCACCGGCCTATTCACCATCGGCGCGGTGCTGTCGGTCTACTTCGCCTCCAACGGCGTCGAGGCGCTGCGGGTCGCACTGAACCGCGCCTATGCGGTCGTGGAGATGCGGCCCTGGTACTGGCTACGGCTGGAATCGATCGCCTACACGCTGATTGCGGCCTTCACCGCGCTCGCCATGGCATTCCTGATCGTGCTCGGGCCGCTGCTCATCGAGGCCGCGCGTGCGCACATCCCGCTGTTCGTTGAATCCAACGAGAGGATCCTCACCTGGCTGCGCTACGGCATCACCGTTGGCGCGTTGGTGGTGGCGCTGATGATCCTGCATACCTGGCTGCCGGCGGGACGGCGCCGGTTCCTCCAGATCCTGCCCGGCATCGTCTTCACCATCGTGGCGTCGCTGATCTCGGGCATCGTGTTCGGGCAATATCTGGCGCGCTTCGCCAATAATTACGTGACGATGTATGCGGGGCTCGCCTCGGTGATCATCGCGCTGGTGTTCCTGTATTTCATCGCCGCGATCTTCGTTTACGGCGGCGAGCTCAACGCCGCGATCATCAAGTCGCGGCTTCCTCACGGCGTGTCGCTGCAAGCAGCGCAGTCGCTAGCGCCCGCGGAGACACAGGCTTGA
- a CDS encoding twin transmembrane helix small protein: MASLLSTFILPIAVGAVALVLLLGLINMMRGGSPNTSQKLMRWRVLLQFVAIVIAMAAVWAMGR, encoded by the coding sequence ATGGCATCTCTCCTGAGTACTTTCATCCTGCCGATTGCGGTCGGCGCCGTGGCGTTGGTGCTGCTGCTCGGTCTCATCAACATGATGCGCGGCGGCTCGCCCAACACCTCGCAGAAGCTGATGCGCTGGCGCGTGCTGCTTCAGTTCGTGGCGATCGTCATCGCGATGGCCGCCGTGTGGGCGATGGGGCGTTAA
- a CDS encoding cob(I)yrinic acid a,c-diamide adenosyltransferase, translating into MVVLNRIYTKTGDDGTTALGSGERRPKYDLRIEAYGTVDETNAAIGVVRLHTGDAPELDAMLGRIQNDLFDLGADLAVPEREGKAERLRVVASQVERLERDIDALNDKLAPLTSFVLPGGTPAAAYLHVARTICRRAERVMVELAARPEEPVGAAGIQYMNRLSDFLFVASRAANDDGAGDMLWVPGQNR; encoded by the coding sequence ATGGTCGTGCTCAACCGCATCTATACGAAAACCGGTGACGACGGCACGACAGCGCTCGGCTCGGGCGAGCGCCGGCCGAAATACGATCTGCGCATCGAGGCCTATGGGACGGTCGACGAGACCAATGCTGCGATCGGCGTGGTCCGGCTTCACACCGGGGATGCGCCCGAGCTCGACGCGATGCTTGGCCGCATCCAAAACGATCTGTTCGACCTCGGCGCGGACCTCGCGGTGCCCGAACGTGAGGGCAAGGCGGAGCGGCTGCGGGTGGTGGCAAGCCAGGTCGAGCGGCTCGAGCGCGACATCGACGCGCTCAACGACAAGCTGGCACCCCTGACCTCCTTCGTGCTGCCGGGCGGCACGCCAGCCGCCGCCTACCTCCATGTCGCCCGTACGATTTGCCGCAGGGCGGAACGCGTGATGGTGGAACTGGCGGCCCGGCCGGAAGAACCTGTTGGTGCCGCTGGCATCCAGTATATGAACCGCCTGTCGGACTTCCTGTTCGTGGCCAGCCGCGCGGCCAACGATGACGGCGCCGGCGACATGCTCTGGGTTCCGGGCCAGAATCGCTGA
- a CDS encoding electron transfer flavoprotein subunit beta/FixA family protein: MKVLVPVKRVVDYNVKVRVKSDGSGVELANVKMSMNPFDEIAVEEALRLKEAGKATEVVVVSIGPAQASETIRTGLAMGADRGILVKAEGAVEPLAVAKILKKIADEEQPGLIILGKQAIDDDSNQTGQMLAALLGWSQATFASKLEVEGSDFKVTREVDGGLQTVKLKGPAIVTTDLRLNEPRYASLPNIMKAKKKPIADKTAADYGIDLTARLEVLKTTEPAGRKAGVKVKDVAELVSKLKNEAGVL; encoded by the coding sequence ATGAAGGTCTTGGTGCCGGTAAAGCGGGTGGTCGATTACAACGTCAAGGTCCGCGTCAAGAGCGATGGATCGGGTGTTGAACTCGCCAACGTCAAAATGTCGATGAACCCGTTCGACGAAATTGCGGTCGAAGAAGCGCTGCGCCTGAAGGAAGCCGGCAAGGCGACCGAAGTCGTGGTGGTCTCGATCGGACCGGCGCAGGCGTCGGAAACGATCCGCACCGGTCTCGCCATGGGCGCCGATCGCGGCATCCTGGTGAAGGCCGAGGGTGCGGTCGAGCCGCTCGCGGTCGCCAAGATCCTGAAGAAGATTGCGGACGAAGAGCAGCCGGGCCTCATCATTCTCGGCAAGCAGGCGATCGACGACGACAGCAATCAGACCGGCCAGATGCTGGCCGCGCTGCTCGGCTGGTCGCAGGCGACCTTCGCCTCGAAGCTCGAGGTCGAAGGCAGCGACTTCAAGGTCACCCGCGAAGTCGACGGCGGCTTGCAGACCGTGAAGCTGAAGGGACCGGCGATCGTCACCACCGATCTCCGTCTCAACGAGCCGCGCTACGCCTCGCTGCCGAACATCATGAAGGCCAAAAAGAAGCCGATTGCGGACAAGACTGCCGCCGATTATGGCATCGATCTCACCGCGCGCCTCGAGGTTCTCAAGACGACCGAGCCGGCGGGCCGCAAGGCGGGCGTCAAGGTCAAGGACGTCGCCGAGCTGGTGTCGAAACTCAAGAACGAAGCCGGGGTGCTCTGA
- a CDS encoding electron transfer flavoprotein subunit alpha/FixB family protein, giving the protein MTTLLIAEHDNASLKDATNKALTAAAALGADVEVLVAGENAKAAADAAAKLAGVKKVLLADGALYAHDLAEPLAALIVSLAPSYDAIVAPATSRFKNVMPRVAALLDVMQVSEITKVIAPDTYERPIYAGNAIQTVKSKDAKKVITVRTSTFAAAGEGGSASVESVAAAADPGLSSFVGEEVAKSDRPELTSAKIIVSGGRAMQSRENFAKYIEPLADKLGAGVGASRAAVDAGYAPNDWQVGQTGKVVAPELYVAVGISGAIQHLAGMKDSKVIVAINKDEDAPIFQVADYGLVADLYQAVPELTAELGKLGK; this is encoded by the coding sequence ATGACGACGCTTCTGATTGCCGAACACGACAATGCGTCGCTCAAGGATGCGACCAACAAGGCCCTGACCGCGGCGGCCGCGCTCGGCGCGGACGTCGAGGTTCTGGTGGCCGGCGAGAACGCCAAGGCCGCGGCGGACGCCGCCGCAAAGCTCGCCGGTGTGAAGAAGGTGCTGCTCGCCGACGGCGCGCTTTACGCGCACGATCTGGCCGAGCCACTGGCCGCGCTGATCGTCTCGCTGGCGCCGTCCTATGACGCCATCGTCGCGCCCGCGACCTCGCGCTTCAAGAACGTGATGCCGCGCGTCGCGGCCCTGCTCGACGTCATGCAGGTCTCGGAGATCACCAAGGTGATCGCCCCCGACACCTATGAGCGCCCGATCTACGCCGGCAACGCCATCCAGACGGTGAAGTCGAAGGACGCCAAGAAGGTCATCACGGTGCGCACCTCCACCTTCGCCGCAGCGGGTGAAGGCGGCAGCGCGTCGGTCGAGAGCGTCGCGGCGGCGGCCGATCCGGGCCTGTCGTCCTTTGTCGGCGAGGAGGTCGCGAAGAGTGACCGTCCCGAGCTGACCTCGGCCAAGATCATCGTCTCCGGTGGCCGCGCCATGCAGAGCCGCGAGAACTTCGCAAAGTACATCGAGCCGCTCGCCGATAAACTTGGCGCCGGTGTCGGCGCTTCGCGTGCGGCGGTGGATGCGGGCTATGCGCCGAACGACTGGCAGGTCGGCCAGACCGGCAAGGTCGTGGCCCCCGAGCTCTATGTCGCGGTCGGCATTTCCGGCGCGATCCAGCATCTGGCCGGCATGAAGGACTCCAAAGTGATCGTCGCGATCAACAAGGACGAGGACGCGCCGATCTTCCAGGTCGCTGATTACGGCCTGGTCGCCGACCTCTACCAAGCGGTTCCGGAGCTGACGGCCGAACTCGGCAAGCTCGGCAAGTAA